The DNA window AATCGAAAATCGTTTCGATGATGAGGAGGTCGGCACCACCGTCGACCAGCCCGTTGGCAGCTTCGAGGTAAGCGGCAACCAGCTGGTCGTAGGAGACGTTGCGCGCACCGGGATCGTTGACGTCCGGCGAAATCGACGCGGTCCGCGTCGTCGGCCCCAGCGCGCCGGCGACGTAGCGGGGCTTCTCTGGCGTGCTGTACTCGTCGGCGGCCTTACGGGCGAGGGCGGCGCCGGCGTAGTTCAGCTCGTAGGCCAGCTCATGCATGTCGTAGTCGGAGAGCGAGACCGCGTTCGCGTTGAACGTGTTGGTCTCCAGGATGTCGGCGCCCGCCTCGAGGTACTCGCGGTGGATCGCCTCGATGATCTGCGGCTGCGTCAGGGTGAGCAGGTCGTTGTTGCCCTGGAGCGCGGTCGGCCATTCCCTGAACCGGTCGCCGCGGTAACCGTCCTCATCCGGCCGGTCCCGCTGGATCGCCGTACCCATCGCGCCGTCGATCACCATGATCCGCTGGCGCAGAGCTGCCGTCAGTTCGTCGGTGCAGTCGGGACGGATGTTCGGTTCCAATTTGACCGAGTCAACAGCGTTCACGTGCACTCCTTCCGTAGCGGAAGGCGTCCTTAACTCTGCCGAGCGTGGCGGATACCAAGTGGGGACCAAGGACCCCAAGGTAACCGTTGCAACGCCTCTCGACCATTAAAAGTCTACGTCGTCGCCCGACGGCTGGACGCCCAGCTCCACCCGACCCGCTTGGCGTTCGCGGCGCGCATGAGCGCCAAGTCGTGAATCCATCGGCAATGTCCTAGTCGCCCAGGTTAACCAGATTGCACCCGAACGTATTTCGTGTCGACCGCGTCGACGCCGCATGCGGGACCATTCACAGCTGGTAGTCGCTCCGGCGATTCGGCCCGTGTGGCGATGCCGCTCCTAGCCCCCACACAAGGCTTACGCTGGCCTGGTGACACCATCGGATGCGAACGGCCGACCTGATGCGCTTCGCGCAAGCGGCTCATCGTCGACCGCTCCGGGCCTGCCCGAGCTGAGCGACACCATCGTCGTCGCGGCCTTCGAGGGCTGGAATGACGCCGGTGACGCGGCCAGCGACGCGCTGGAGCACCTGGACGCGATCTGGGAAGCCGAGCCGATCGTGGAGGTCGACGACGAGGCGTACTACGACTACCAGGTCAACCGGCCGGTGATTCGGCAGATCGACGGTGTGACCCGCGAGCTGGTCTGGCCGTCGATGCGGATTTCGCATTGTCGCCCCCCCGGGTCGAACCGCGACATCGTGCTGATGCACGGCGTGGAGCCCAATATGCGTTGGCGCACGTTCTGCGCCGAGCTGCTGGCGATCGCCGACAAGCTGAACGTGCAGACGGTCGTCATCCTGGGTGCCCTGCTGGCCGACACGCCGCACACGCGCCCGGTACCGGTATCCGGCGCGGCGTACTCCCCCGACTCGGCGAAGATGTTCGGGCTGGAGGAGACGCGCTATGAGGGCCCGACCGGTATCGCCGGAGTGTTCCAGGACGCATGTGTGCAAGCCGGTATCCCGGCGGTGACGTTCTGGGCAGCTGTCCCCCACTACGTGTCGCAGCCGCCGAGCCCCAAAGCCACCGTGGCGCTGTTGCGCCGCGTCGAGGACGTCCTCGACATCGAGGTGCCGCTGGCTGACCTGCCGACGCAGGCCGAGGAGTGGGAGCTGGCGGTGACCGAGATGACCACCGAGGACGACGACATCGCTGAGTATGTGCAGTCGCTGGAAGAACGCGGCGACGCCGAAGTGGACATGCACGAGGCGATCGGAAAAATCGACGGTGATGCCTTGGCCGCTGAGTTCGAGCGCTATCTGCGCCGCCGCGGGCCAGGCTTCGGGCGCTAGCCCGGTCAGGTCAGGTCAAACCTTGTCGGGCTGCGGCGCCTTCCAGACTCCGTTGAGTGCATCGGGTTTCGGCCAGTACAGCCGCAAGACCACCTGAAACGGACCCTTGGGCGCCGGCAGCCAGTTGGCTTCCTTCTCGATGCCCGGCGACTCGTTCTGGATATAAATCGTGTAGCCACCGTCGGAGTCGGGCACCAGGCTGGGCAGCATCGACGAGTTGATCAGGTAGCGCCTCATCGGGTTCTCGACCAGCAGGCTCTGCGGAAGCTCATACATGGTCAGCGACCAGAACGCATTCACGGGCGGAAGCTGATCCTTGGCGAACCGGTAGGTGTAGTTGTTGGCACCGGTCAGCGGCGCACCGGCGGAGTCGTTGCTCGCACTCGGATACACCGCTTCGGCCGCGGTGTTGCCATAAATGCCGAAGGCGGCACCCGCCATCCGGTACAGGTAGTTACCCTTGAGATCGGCTGCGGTACCGAAGAATTGAGCCGAGCCCACTTCACCGGTGTCGACTTTCTCTTTCCTGAGCGTGTCCAGTTCGGACCAGGCGTCGGCCAATCCGTCCTCGATCGCCGATCGCATCTCCGGTGTCAACTTGTCGGCGTCGAAGTCCCCGTCGGGGCCGATCCCGATGGTGGCGAAACGGGCACGCAACTCCTCCTCGGACGGAGGCGCCGGCGCGAACCGCAGCGCAAAATTGAGGATCTCGAAGAACTGCGGCGAGGTCCTCTGCTGATCGCGGGTCAGCGGAGGGACGAAGTCAATCGCCGGGGCAGGCGCAGGCGGTGGTTGGTTGAGGAAGACCGACAGAGGTGCCACCTGATAGCCGGCCTGGATCTTCTTGACCTGGTCGATATCCGAGGGTCCGAACAACTGGGTGCGATACAGAACGAGCGCAAGATCGGTGTCGGACCTGATGACCTCGTTGATGCCCTCGGGCTTCTCGCCCTGCCAGTTCGGGCCCGCCAGAAGGTATTTCCCGCCGCCATTGCCCGTCGTCCGGCTTCCTACGTAAGCCATGTTGTAGGTGTAGAGATCGACGAACTGGAGGGAGTAGTAGCGGTCCTGTTCGATGGGAGGAACCGTCAGGACAAGCGGTTCGGTGCGCAGGTCGGCACCGACGGCGGAGTACGGGGTGTCGGAGTTCGGCGTTTGGACCGCCTTGTCCTGCGGCGTGTAAACCTCTGCGCTGTTGTGTATTTCGTTCCAACCACCCTTGTACTCGGGGTCCTCTTTGTTGACGAAGTAGGAGTACATCACCCGGTAGTTGTCGACCATCGGAAAGCCGTAGATGTAGGCCTCTTTGGCGATGGCCCGGGTCTGCTCACCGGTGACGGCGGCCGGAGCCGGTGGCGGAGTCGACGTCGCGGCCTCCTCGTCCTTTTTCGTGCCACAGCCCGACAACAGCATCAGCGATGCGACAACGATTGCGATCCAACGCAGCACTACTTCTCCAACGCCTCGGTGCGGGCACTCACACTTCGGCCGAGCGCCACGGCTTCTGCGTCCATCTTCGGTAGCAGTTCTGGAACGTGCTTCAGTGTGAGCGGTTCGCCCAACCGTGAGGACAGAAGTGGCTTCAGCCACCGCAACAGACCGACGAAGCGCGGACAGTTGATCTGACGCTTGCGGCCCTCGATACCCGCCACGAAGATCTCGCCGCATTTGTCGATCGATGTGGTCTTGCTCAACGGCCCTGGCAATCTGCGCAGCATCTCCCGGAACGCCTCGGAGTCGGCTTTGCCCTCGCGGACCATGGGGGTGTCGATCCACAACATGTGCGCCGATCCGACGGCCACCCCGTGGTGGGCGACCTCCAGGCGCAACGCGTTGGCGAAGTGTTCGACGCCGGCCTTCGAGGTGTCATAGGGCACCATGCCCGCCGCCGCGGCGTACGCGGCCGCCGACGACACGATCAGCACGTAGCCGCGACGCTCGATTACCGAGGGCAGCGCTGCGCGGACGGTGTGAAAGACCCCCATGACGTTCACATCGATCAGGGTCTTGAACGCGGCCGGATCGACGCCGAGGACGGACCCGGTCGTCGCGATTCCCGCGTTGGCCATCACGATGTCGGTGCCGCCGAAACGCTCGGTGCCCTTGTCGACGGCGGCCTGCATGGCTGCCAGATCGCGGACGTCGGCAACGACGGTCAGGACCCGCTCGCCGCCCAGCCCGGCCGCCACCTCTTTGAGAAGATCTTCGTCCAGGTCGGTCAACACCAGCTTGGCGCCCCTGTTGTGCAGGCGGCGGGCCACCTCCGCGCCGATGCCGTTGGCGCCACCAGTGATGAGGACGACTTTTCCGCTGACTGAACTCATGTCGGTCAAACGTACTCTGCACGCCGACGGCTCAAGACAGGTCTACAGCTTGACACCCAGCAGCGTGTCGACCAGAGCAGCCACCACCTGCGGACTCGCCGGATCGTGCCCTCCGTAGGTGAGCGCATCTGCCGTCCACCCATCAAGTGCGGCAAGCGCTTTCGGGGTGTCTAGATCGTCGGCCAGATAGCGGCGGACCCGGGCCACCACATCGCCTGCGTCGGGTCCGGCCGGCAGGGCGACAGCACTGCGCCAGCGCTGCAGCCGGTCGTTGGCCTCGTCGAGAACAGCCGGGCTCCAGAAGCGGTCGGTGCGGTAGTGGCCCGCGAACAGTCCCAGCCGAATTGCGGCGGGGTCGACACCGTCGGCCAGCAACCGGGACACCAGCACCAGGTTGCCCCGACTCTTGCTCATCTTGTGGCCGTCCCAGCCGATCATGCCCGCGTGCACGTAGTGGCGAGCGAATCGCCGCTCCCCCGTGGCGGATTCGGCATGCGCGGCGGAGAACTCATGGTGAGGGAAAATCAGATCGGACCCTCCGCCCTGGATATCCAGATCAGTGCCGATACGGCTGAGCGCGATCGCGGCGCATTCGACGTGCCAGCCGGGCCGCCCGGCCCCGAACGGCGACGGCCAGCTCGGTTCTCCGGGCCGCGCGGACTGCCACAACAACGCGTCAAGGGCGTCGCCCTTCCCGGGGCGGTCGGGGTCGCCGCCGCGCTCGGCGAACAGCCGCAGCATGGTGTCGCGGTCATATCCCGATTCGTAGCCGAACTGGGGTGTGGCATCGGCGCGGAAGTAGACGTCGGGATAGTCGGCGTCATCGGCGATGTAGGCCGAGCCGGCGGCCAGCAGCTTCTCGACGACCTCGATGACCTCAGCGATCGCCTCGGTGGCCGCGACGTAATCGTGCGGGGGCAGCACCCTCAGGGCCGCCATATCCTGGCAGAACAGCTCGGTTTCGCGGTCGGCCAGCTCCCGCCAGTCGATGCCGTCGCGCGCTGCCCGCTCAAACAGCGGGTCGTCCACGTCGGTGATGTTCTGTACGTAATGCACCTGATGACCGGAGTCCAGCCACACCCGATGGACCAAATCGAACGTCAGGTAGGTGGCTGCGTGGCCGAGGTGGGTCGCGTCGTACGGGGTGATGCCGCAGACATACATGGTCGCGACGTCACCTGAGGTGACGGGACGCACCTGCCGGTCAGCGCTGTCGTAAAGGCGTAGCTGCGGACCGCGACCGTCAAGAGCAACAACGGTCGGCGCCGGCCACGATTTCATAGCGTCGAGGATAGGCATCAGGGGAATTGACACCGAGACCGGCCGATTCATTCCCGTCAACGGTTCTTGTAGGCCGACAAGATGCCCTCGAGCAGCACATCGGCCAGCTCAGCCCGGCACATCAGTAGGTCGGGCAGGTAGGGGTCGGCACGGTTGTAGATCAGCGGCGAGCCGTCCAGCCGGGTCGCGTGCATACCGGCGGCCGCCACCACACCGGCCGGCGCCGCCGAATCCCACTCCCACTGGCCGCCCGCGTGAAGGTAGGCGTCGACGTCACCGCGGACGACGGCCATGGCCTTGGCGCCCGCCGATCCGATGCGCACAAGCCTGATGTCGAGGCGGTCGCGCAGCCACCACAGCACCGGCGGTGGCCGGCTGGCACTGGCCGTGATGAGGATGGGTCCGTCGGCGCGCGGCGGCGGAGGGGGCACCGTGTCGGTCCGGTACACCTCGCCGCGGGCAGGCAGGGCCACGGCCGCGTCGGTGATACCACCGCCGTGCGGACCGTTGTCGCGCTGCCAGAGCGCGATGTGTACAGCCCAATCCGTTCGGCCGGGCATCGAGAACTCGTGGGTGCCGTCGACGGGGTCGACGATCCAGACACGATCAGCCTGAACACGGGAAATGTCGTCGGTCGCCTCCTCGGACAACACCGCGTCATCAGGACGCGCGTCACGCAACCGGTCGAGAATCAGAGTGTTGGCCCGCCTGTCGCCGGCGTCGCCCAGGTCGTAGGGATCGTAGAAGCCGATCTCCTCACGCACAGCCAGCAACAGTTCACCGGCTTCCTTGGCCACCTCGGCGGCCAGCGCCGCATCGGTCGCACTCACCGGCCAAGTAGATCACGGAGGTTTAACTCCTCACGGCAGTGGAATCCTGTCGCTCGTCAGCCGGGGGCTCAGGAGGTGGCCGCAAGGGTGAAACCGCCAGTGAAGCTTGCAATGCCCCAGCGGACCGCGGCGGTCCTGTCCCGCGTCGGTTTCTGTCCGGGCTCGACCCCGCCACCATTTGCGCGCTGTCCAACCAACTGCGACAGGTGCAGGTGTCGCGCGGCGAGATGCTGTACTGCCAGGACGAGCCCGCCGATGGGTTGCACATCATCCTGGTGGGCAAGGTCAAGATCTGTTGTCATTCCGCCGACGGACGCGAGCAGTTGCTTGCGGTACGGGGGCCGGGCGACATCCTCGGTGCCGTCTCGGTTCTCGACCGGGGTACACGCACGGCGACGGCGATCGCAGTCACGGACGTGTGCACCGCATTCGTGGACGACGACACGCTGCAGGTGTGGATGACGGAGCGCCCGCAGATCGCACAGAAACTGCTGCGATTCATGGCAGGCCGCTTGCGACTCGCCAACAACCATCTTCTCGACATCATCTTCGATGACGTGCCCGGCCGTGTCGCCAAGGAATTGCTGCATTTGGCGCAGCGCTTCGGTACCCAAACCGGCGAATCCTGGCACGTCACCCACGATCTGACCCAGGCCGAGATCGCACAGTTGATCGGAGCCACCCGCGAGAGCGTCAACAAGGCGCTGTGCGATTTCGTTCAGCGCGGATGGATCACGACGAACGGCAAAACCACGCTGATCCACCGACCGCAGTTGCTCGCCAAGCGCGCTGGGTGAGTTAGAACGCCGGCCACGGGATCGGGCGTCGCCGATCCGGTGTCGGCATTACCGGATCATCAAGCAGCACAGTTGTTCTCGCCAAAAGAGCAGTGATCTCCCGCCCGGTGATGTGCTCAGCCAACACGTCCGCCAACCCGTTTCGAAGCTGCTCACGCAAAACGGTGACCGCCTCCAAGGTCTGATCGTCCACCGGCTTGCCCGCCCAACCCCACAAGACCGTTCTCAGCTTGTCCTCGACGTGCAGACTCACGCCGTGATCGACCCCGTACACCTGGCCATCGAGGCCGGACAGGATGTGACCGCCCTTACGGTCGGCATTGTTGATCAACACGTCGAAGACAGCCATCCGCCACAGCCGGATGTCGTCGGCATGCACCAAAGTCACCTCGGCGCCTGCGTAGTCGTACGCCTGCAGGATCGGCAAGAAGCCGGGCGGCACATGCCCGGCGGGCAGCAGGTCGACGAGGTCCGGACCTTCTGCGGGTTCGTCGCCGACCTCTGTCAGGCTCTCGCCCGGCTGGTCCACCCACAGCTGGAGCATGCCGCTTCCGGCCGGTCCATCACGAATAATGGTGTACGGCACGATATTCCAACCCAGTGCATCCGACACCAGGTACGCGGCGAGTTCACGACCGGCCAGCGTGCCGTCGGGGAAGTCCCACAGGGGCGCCTCCCCCGCGATCGGCTTGTAGACGCAATGTGCTTGTTGCTCAACAAGATGCGCCTCGCACAGAAAGGTGGCGTTGCTCGCCGAGCGGATGCGTCCGATGACGGTGATTTCGCCGCGCCGCAGCACCTCGTTGGCTTCACGAGCGGAGTCTGGACCGCTATTCGCTGGCGTCATCGTCGGAACCCGTGATTGCGCCGCGCAGGTAGCCATTGGTGCGCACACAGATGTGGCCCTCCGGGTCGAGCGGTTCGTCGCACAGCGGGCACGGCGGCCGGCCCGCCGAGATGACCCGGCTCGAGCGCGTCGCGAACTGTCGCGCCGATTCGGGCGTCAGGAAAACACGCACGGCGTCGGGTCCGTCCTCAGCGTCGTCGAGTACCACGGACGCGTCGAACTCGGTCTCGGATACGGCGAGAAGTTCGACGACGACGGTTTGCGCCTCCGAGTCCCAGCCAAGCCCCATCGTCCCGACCCGGAACTCCGCGTCGACAGGTGTGATCAACGGGCTCAGATCGTCCACCTCGTCGGTCTCCGGGGGCACCGGGGTGCCGAAGCGCCGGTTGATCTCGAGCAGCAGCGCGGCGATCCGCTCGGCGAGCACGGCGACCTGCTGCTTCTCCAGGATCACCGACACCACGCGCTTGTCGTGGACCGCCTGTAGATAGAAGGTCCGGTTTCCTGGTTGCCCGACAGTCCCGGCCACGAAGCGGTCGGGTGTTCGGAAAACATGAATTGCGCGGGCCATGGCATCTCCAAAATACCGGTAGCGGCGGCGTCAGCCGTAATCCCGGGTGTGTACCGGTTAGACGGTCGAGCCGCCCACGACCGCGTCTTCGGGTGGCACGCCACTGTCGGTGGACGCGTCCTGGGCCGCGTCCTTCGGCGGTTTTGCAAGCAGACCGGCGGTCAATTGATCGCCGGTGTGGTTGACGTGGATGACGAATGGGCGCATGGCCGTGTAGCGGATCACACTCATCGACGCGGGATCCGCGGTGATGCGCTGAAAACTGTCGAGATGGGTTCCCAGCGCATCGGCCACGATGGCCTTGATCACGTCGCCGTGGGTGCACGCGAGCCACAGCACGTCGCCGTTGTGCTGTTCGGCCAGCAGGCGATCGTGCTCCCGGACTGCGCTCACGGCGCGGGCCTGTACCGCGGCCAGCCCCTCCCCGTCGGGAAACACCGCCGCGCTCGGCTGCTGCTGCACCACCGCCCACAGCGGCTCTTTGACCAGATCGCCGATCTTGCGGCCCGTCCATGAGCCGTAATCGACCTCGGAGATGCGCTCATCGACGACAGGGTCCAGACCCAACGCGGCGGCCAGCGGAGCCACCGTCCGTTCGCACCGCAGCAGTGGCGATCGCACGATCGCGCGGATCGGGAGCGTTCCGATGCGCCCCACCAGCCCTCGGGCCTGTTCCTGTCCCTTGTCGTCCAGGTCGACGCCCTCGCTGCGGCCTGCCAGCGTGTGGGCAGTGTTCGATGTCGAACGACCGTGACGCAACAGAATGACCGTCATACCGCCGACACCACCCCGGTCCCGAGCAGGATCAGCACGACGGTGCCGAGCAGCACGCGGTAACCGACGAACCAGTACATGCTGTGCCGCACCAGAAATCGCAGGAACC is part of the Mycolicibacterium tusciae JS617 genome and encodes:
- a CDS encoding 3'(2'),5'-bisphosphate nucleotidase CysQ is translated as MSATDAALAAEVAKEAGELLLAVREEIGFYDPYDLGDAGDRRANTLILDRLRDARPDDAVLSEEATDDISRVQADRVWIVDPVDGTHEFSMPGRTDWAVHIALWQRDNGPHGGGITDAAVALPARGEVYRTDTVPPPPPRADGPILITASASRPPPVLWWLRDRLDIRLVRIGSAGAKAMAVVRGDVDAYLHAGGQWEWDSAAPAGVVAAAGMHATRLDGSPLIYNRADPYLPDLLMCRAELADVLLEGILSAYKNR
- a CDS encoding SDR family oxidoreductase; amino-acid sequence: MSSVSGKVVLITGGANGIGAEVARRLHNRGAKLVLTDLDEDLLKEVAAGLGGERVLTVVADVRDLAAMQAAVDKGTERFGGTDIVMANAGIATTGSVLGVDPAAFKTLIDVNVMGVFHTVRAALPSVIERRGYVLIVSSAAAYAAAAGMVPYDTSKAGVEHFANALRLEVAHHGVAVGSAHMLWIDTPMVREGKADSEAFREMLRRLPGPLSKTTSIDKCGEIFVAGIEGRKRQINCPRFVGLLRWLKPLLSSRLGEPLTLKHVPELLPKMDAEAVALGRSVSARTEALEK
- the mshC gene encoding cysteine--1-D-myo-inosityl 2-amino-2-deoxy-alpha-D-glucopyranoside ligase, with amino-acid sequence MKSWPAPTVVALDGRGPQLRLYDSADRQVRPVTSGDVATMYVCGITPYDATHLGHAATYLTFDLVHRVWLDSGHQVHYVQNITDVDDPLFERAARDGIDWRELADRETELFCQDMAALRVLPPHDYVAATEAIAEVIEVVEKLLAAGSAYIADDADYPDVYFRADATPQFGYESGYDRDTMLRLFAERGGDPDRPGKGDALDALLWQSARPGEPSWPSPFGAGRPGWHVECAAIALSRIGTDLDIQGGGSDLIFPHHEFSAAHAESATGERRFARHYVHAGMIGWDGHKMSKSRGNLVLVSRLLADGVDPAAIRLGLFAGHYRTDRFWSPAVLDEANDRLQRWRSAVALPAGPDAGDVVARVRRYLADDLDTPKALAALDGWTADALTYGGHDPASPQVVAALVDTLLGVKL
- a CDS encoding Crp/Fnr family transcriptional regulator, producing the protein MSGLDPATICALSNQLRQVQVSRGEMLYCQDEPADGLHIILVGKVKICCHSADGREQLLAVRGPGDILGAVSVLDRGTRTATAIAVTDVCTAFVDDDTLQVWMTERPQIAQKLLRFMAGRLRLANNHLLDIIFDDVPGRVAKELLHLAQRFGTQTGESWHVTHDLTQAEIAQLIGATRESVNKALCDFVQRGWITTNGKTTLIHRPQLLAKRAG
- a CDS encoding PAC2 family protein, with translation MTPSDANGRPDALRASGSSSTAPGLPELSDTIVVAAFEGWNDAGDAASDALEHLDAIWEAEPIVEVDDEAYYDYQVNRPVIRQIDGVTRELVWPSMRISHCRPPGSNRDIVLMHGVEPNMRWRTFCAELLAIADKLNVQTVVILGALLADTPHTRPVPVSGAAYSPDSAKMFGLEETRYEGPTGIAGVFQDACVQAGIPAVTFWAAVPHYVSQPPSPKATVALLRRVEDVLDIEVPLADLPTQAEEWELAVTEMTTEDDDIAEYVQSLEERGDAEVDMHEAIGKIDGDALAAEFERYLRRRGPGFGR
- a CDS encoding DUF1254 domain-containing protein; protein product: MLLSGCGTKKDEEAATSTPPPAPAAVTGEQTRAIAKEAYIYGFPMVDNYRVMYSYFVNKEDPEYKGGWNEIHNSAEVYTPQDKAVQTPNSDTPYSAVGADLRTEPLVLTVPPIEQDRYYSLQFVDLYTYNMAYVGSRTTGNGGGKYLLAGPNWQGEKPEGINEVIRSDTDLALVLYRTQLFGPSDIDQVKKIQAGYQVAPLSVFLNQPPPAPAPAIDFVPPLTRDQQRTSPQFFEILNFALRFAPAPPSEEELRARFATIGIGPDGDFDADKLTPEMRSAIEDGLADAWSELDTLRKEKVDTGEVGSAQFFGTAADLKGNYLYRMAGAAFGIYGNTAAEAVYPSASNDSAGAPLTGANNYTYRFAKDQLPPVNAFWSLTMYELPQSLLVENPMRRYLINSSMLPSLVPDSDGGYTIYIQNESPGIEKEANWLPAPKGPFQVVLRLYWPKPDALNGVWKAPQPDKV
- a CDS encoding histidine phosphatase family protein, translated to MTVILLRHGRSTSNTAHTLAGRSEGVDLDDKGQEQARGLVGRIGTLPIRAIVRSPLLRCERTVAPLAAALGLDPVVDERISEVDYGSWTGRKIGDLVKEPLWAVVQQQPSAAVFPDGEGLAAVQARAVSAVREHDRLLAEQHNGDVLWLACTHGDVIKAIVADALGTHLDSFQRITADPASMSVIRYTAMRPFVIHVNHTGDQLTAGLLAKPPKDAAQDASTDSGVPPEDAVVGGSTV
- a CDS encoding SCO1664 family protein, whose protein sequence is MTPANSGPDSAREANEVLRRGEITVIGRIRSASNATFLCEAHLVEQQAHCVYKPIAGEAPLWDFPDGTLAGRELAAYLVSDALGWNIVPYTIIRDGPAGSGMLQLWVDQPGESLTEVGDEPAEGPDLVDLLPAGHVPPGFLPILQAYDYAGAEVTLVHADDIRLWRMAVFDVLINNADRKGGHILSGLDGQVYGVDHGVSLHVEDKLRTVLWGWAGKPVDDQTLEAVTVLREQLRNGLADVLAEHITGREITALLARTTVLLDDPVMPTPDRRRPIPWPAF
- a CDS encoding DUF3090 domain-containing protein gives rise to the protein MARAIHVFRTPDRFVAGTVGQPGNRTFYLQAVHDKRVVSVILEKQQVAVLAERIAALLLEINRRFGTPVPPETDEVDDLSPLITPVDAEFRVGTMGLGWDSEAQTVVVELLAVSETEFDASVVLDDAEDGPDAVRVFLTPESARQFATRSSRVISAGRPPCPLCDEPLDPEGHICVRTNGYLRGAITGSDDDASE